Proteins from a genomic interval of Staphylococcus debuckii:
- a CDS encoding bifunctional glycosyltransferase/CDP-glycerol:glycerophosphate glycerophosphotransferase has translation MYEKLLSIIVPVYNVQGYLHDCIESLLEQNLDDNLYEIILINDGSQDGSGKIIDHFSEMYSNIKAYHFENSGLGATRNKGIELAQGKYIAFLDSDDFVPKNAYSSLLESAFINEAEIVTGPVERFENNKYSRSGLHKKVDFTEKINTNFFETPSLVYDSTSTNKIYQSSFLKENQIVFPENIVYEDIYFTMKSFSLAKKINIIPTVTYVWRIRTGESVSISQDRFNIQGYKDRVNTCLDTLSFLKEHASKKLCAEFEKKVIVFDLPLFFPEYTETNKAYTKKFIKITRNALTKLDKKYIQNCDYRKQAIYYAIQKKDYKTVLNYSVDKVKTMQLGKHSKPSDKHLKNYYLKKITFNHSDILKTKVKKATFKDNSISINVKITSPLLDTIDEKCLSAFIYNDKENTEIQIRKKDERLYEIKIPTEIIPTTNHSSLNKINLIYQDGDLYNEKVLSEPGANDKATTINKKTEKWSYKLDYTFSWELYISKENITNVFDKLVIQDNNLIIKAAHIDPDSQFKLKNFREKPIIGEVHGDEIVFNLNGFEAIHRLFELEVSNNGVITRNFKFSKIPFYSSQIKQDETHEYVIRVYNNHSFTLNRKGRHSNVIEMRKNNKDLLIRFESPYNLDVSLSKVFLSLKSTNGKVVKKFPADIIDKNTCQVAIPLETDNINYFVTYGEFVFSVDYYLNNKLLPSSLLLNANREVKFPFSFTYKNRKYDFSSKNGNLIYLYKKQIWDKADNTRQKRKRNYKYLYPLFRLLPKNKKKVIYYSYWGDQYSCSPKAVYETLEKQNSKYKNIWIMNDVNLPINGNGQVVKKYSLKYWFHLATAKYFIQNTNMPVDYKKRRGQKEVQTFHGTFMKTMGFDTPEFKFETRQNKIDEFQKKINNWDYVSVPSDYMTSKARSAFNTNVKSITSGFPRNDMIFDALKNTESIKKSLNIPSTKQIILYAPTWREGKSSDIKLDIENMQKKLGNDFILLVRAHYMVSNNMDIRQYYPFAINVSNYPSIEELYAISDVLITDYSSVMFDYAYLKRPMLFYAYDLEKYLYSERGTYLDYEKIVPGPVIRNTDTLIDELQNLNSINSRYKDKYQKFYDEFCQYGRNGDASETVIKTLFK, from the coding sequence ATGTATGAAAAACTTTTAAGCATTATTGTACCGGTTTATAATGTCCAAGGATATCTACACGACTGTATAGAATCCTTATTAGAACAAAATCTAGATGATAACCTATATGAAATCATTTTAATTAATGACGGGTCTCAAGACGGCTCTGGTAAAATTATCGATCACTTTAGCGAAATGTACTCTAACATTAAAGCTTACCATTTTGAAAATAGCGGCTTAGGTGCGACTCGTAATAAAGGGATTGAATTAGCACAAGGAAAATATATTGCATTTTTAGACAGCGATGACTTTGTTCCTAAAAATGCGTATAGTTCATTATTAGAATCTGCCTTTATTAATGAAGCGGAGATAGTAACAGGCCCTGTAGAAAGATTTGAAAATAACAAATATAGCCGTTCAGGGTTACATAAAAAAGTAGATTTTACGGAGAAAATAAATACTAACTTTTTTGAAACACCTTCATTAGTTTATGATAGCACTAGTACTAACAAAATATATCAATCTTCTTTCTTAAAAGAAAATCAAATCGTGTTCCCAGAAAATATCGTTTATGAAGACATCTATTTTACAATGAAATCTTTCAGCTTAGCTAAAAAAATCAATATCATTCCAACAGTGACTTATGTCTGGAGAATCAGAACTGGCGAGAGTGTTTCAATTTCTCAAGATAGATTTAATATACAAGGCTATAAAGATCGGGTAAATACATGCTTGGATACTTTATCATTTCTTAAAGAGCATGCTTCTAAAAAATTATGTGCTGAATTTGAAAAGAAAGTAATAGTTTTTGATTTACCTCTGTTCTTTCCTGAATATACAGAAACCAACAAAGCATATACAAAAAAATTTATTAAAATTACGAGAAACGCGCTTACTAAGCTGGATAAAAAATACATTCAAAACTGTGATTACCGCAAGCAAGCAATTTACTATGCCATACAAAAAAAGGATTATAAGACAGTTTTAAACTATAGTGTTGATAAAGTGAAAACAATGCAATTAGGCAAGCACTCAAAACCTTCAGACAAGCATTTAAAAAATTATTATTTAAAAAAGATCACTTTCAACCATAGCGATATTTTAAAAACTAAAGTGAAGAAAGCAACATTTAAAGATAATAGTATTTCTATTAATGTAAAAATTACTTCTCCACTTCTAGATACTATTGATGAAAAATGTCTTTCAGCCTTTATTTATAATGATAAAGAAAACACGGAAATTCAAATAAGAAAAAAAGATGAAAGATTATATGAAATCAAAATACCTACAGAAATTATACCAACCACAAATCATTCTTCTTTAAATAAAATCAATTTAATATATCAAGATGGTGATTTGTATAACGAAAAGGTATTAAGTGAACCAGGAGCCAATGACAAAGCAACAACAATTAACAAAAAAACTGAAAAATGGAGCTATAAACTAGACTACACATTCAGTTGGGAATTATATATATCAAAAGAAAACATTACTAATGTCTTCGATAAATTAGTCATTCAAGATAATAATTTAATTATCAAAGCAGCACATATAGATCCCGATTCACAATTTAAATTAAAAAATTTCCGTGAAAAACCTATTATTGGAGAAGTACACGGGGACGAAATAGTATTTAACTTAAATGGTTTTGAAGCTATTCATAGATTATTTGAATTAGAAGTAAGTAATAATGGTGTAATAACACGAAACTTTAAATTCAGTAAAATTCCTTTTTATTCTTCACAGATAAAACAAGATGAAACTCACGAATATGTAATAAGAGTGTATAATAATCATTCTTTTACTTTAAATAGAAAAGGAAGACACTCTAATGTTATAGAGATGAGAAAGAACAATAAAGATTTATTAATTCGATTTGAAAGTCCTTATAACTTAGATGTTTCACTCAGCAAAGTATTTCTTTCCTTAAAATCAACTAATGGTAAAGTAGTGAAGAAATTCCCAGCTGACATAATCGATAAAAATACTTGCCAAGTCGCAATACCTTTAGAAACTGATAATATCAACTATTTTGTTACTTATGGAGAATTTGTATTTTCTGTAGATTATTATTTAAACAACAAATTACTGCCTTCATCGTTATTATTAAATGCAAATCGTGAAGTGAAATTCCCATTTTCCTTTACTTATAAAAATAGAAAGTATGACTTTAGTTCAAAAAACGGAAACTTAATCTATTTATATAAGAAACAAATATGGGATAAAGCGGATAATACTAGACAGAAAAGAAAAAGAAACTATAAATATCTTTATCCCCTTTTCCGTCTTTTGCCTAAAAACAAGAAAAAAGTTATTTATTATTCTTATTGGGGAGATCAATATTCTTGCAGTCCAAAAGCTGTTTATGAAACTTTAGAAAAACAAAATTCTAAATATAAAAATATATGGATAATGAACGATGTTAATCTTCCAATTAATGGCAATGGACAAGTTGTTAAAAAGTATTCTTTAAAATACTGGTTCCATTTAGCTACAGCCAAATATTTTATTCAAAATACAAATATGCCTGTAGATTATAAAAAAAGACGGGGACAAAAAGAAGTACAAACTTTCCACGGTACATTTATGAAGACTATGGGATTTGACACACCTGAATTTAAATTTGAAACGCGACAAAATAAAATAGATGAATTTCAAAAGAAAATCAATAATTGGGACTATGTTTCTGTACCGTCAGATTATATGACCAGCAAGGCTAGAAGCGCGTTTAATACCAATGTTAAATCTATCACCTCTGGTTTCCCAAGAAATGATATGATTTTTGATGCTCTCAAGAATACAGAGTCGATCAAAAAATCTTTAAATATACCATCAACTAAACAAATAATACTTTATGCACCAACTTGGAGAGAAGGAAAATCTTCCGATATCAAATTGGATATCGAAAATATGCAGAAGAAACTGGGCAACGATTTCATATTACTCGTAAGAGCTCATTATATGGTAAGTAATAATATGGATATTCGTCAGTATTATCCTTTCGCTATCAACGTTTCTAATTATCCAAGCATAGAAGAATTGTACGCTATAAGTGATGTATTAATCACCGATTATAGCTCTGTAATGTTTGACTATGCCTATTTGAAACGTCCAATGCTATTTTATGCTTATGATCTTGAAAAATATTTATATAGCGAAAGAGGCACTTATCTAGATTATGAAAAAATAGTACCTGGACCAGTAATCAGAAACACTGATACATTAATTGATGAATTGCAAAATCTCAATTCAATAAATTCTAGATATAAAGACAAATACCAAAAATTTTATGATGAATTTTGCCAATACGGACGCAACGGAGATGCGTCAGAAACTGTGATAAAAACATTGTTCAAGTAA
- a CDS encoding acyltransferase family protein has product MEKKTELTYARAIFCIIIVLVHAMTGFINDIHVGAVQKRIVQIMQIMLLSATPCFIMLSETLLGMRYSKYLPKNFLTKRIKFILLPYAVFALFVILEIYFDPAKHFTLWYLILNILIEGKFFGWFVLVIFQFFILHMLFYKVLDKMKPLIPIVVSLAISFTHALLMYYSTTYLHWWHEHYILYNRTIILNWLFYFVLGFYIGKYYDVVVEFVQRKIYWILLLFIASAGVIAIDFFKFEVYFNESNRFDLFVFSAAFFVLIISLSKILCRIHLTFIYMISEISFFIYLSHQIIVEHISRGLASFVRYPFMFFTLTTIFTIGFCIGLGIVLSFIPYVRFIVGRNTLYPMVLNNYSLKQEAKEN; this is encoded by the coding sequence ATGGAAAAGAAAACTGAATTAACATATGCCAGAGCTATATTTTGTATTATTATAGTGCTTGTCCACGCGATGACCGGCTTTATTAATGATATTCACGTGGGAGCCGTTCAAAAGAGAATAGTTCAAATTATGCAAATTATGCTTTTGAGTGCTACACCGTGTTTTATCATGTTATCAGAAACTTTATTAGGGATGCGATATTCGAAGTATTTACCTAAAAACTTTTTGACAAAAAGAATCAAATTTATTTTGCTGCCTTACGCTGTATTTGCTTTATTTGTAATACTAGAAATTTATTTTGATCCTGCCAAGCATTTTACGCTTTGGTATCTTATTCTCAATATACTTATCGAAGGAAAATTCTTCGGTTGGTTTGTATTAGTCATCTTCCAATTCTTTATACTACATATGCTTTTCTATAAAGTATTAGATAAAATGAAACCTTTAATTCCTATTGTTGTTTCATTGGCTATTAGTTTTACTCATGCACTGTTAATGTATTATAGTACAACATATTTACATTGGTGGCATGAACACTATATTCTTTATAATCGCACAATCATATTGAACTGGTTATTTTACTTTGTGCTAGGTTTCTATATTGGAAAGTATTACGATGTTGTAGTGGAATTTGTACAACGAAAAATATATTGGATTCTATTGTTATTTATAGCAAGTGCTGGAGTTATTGCTATTGATTTCTTTAAGTTCGAAGTATACTTTAATGAATCTAATCGTTTTGATTTATTTGTTTTTTCAGCAGCATTTTTTGTGCTCATTATCAGTTTGTCTAAAATATTATGCCGCATACATTTAACCTTTATTTATATGATTAGTGAAATTTCATTTTTCATTTATTTATCGCATCAAATAATTGTAGAACACATTTCAAGAGGACTAGCATCGTTTGTCAGATATCCATTTATGTTTTTCACATTAACCACAATTTTCACGATAGGTTTTTGTATAGGACTTGGCATTGTACTTTCCTTTATTCCTTATGTGAGATTTATTGTCGGCAGGAACACACTCTATCCAATGGTGTTGAATAATTATAGTTTGAAACAAGAAGCCAAAGAGAACTGA